A DNA window from Vicia villosa cultivar HV-30 ecotype Madison, WI unplaced genomic scaffold, Vvil1.0 ctg.000759F_1_1, whole genome shotgun sequence contains the following coding sequences:
- the LOC131631028 gene encoding uncharacterized protein LOC131631028, whose product MLCPKQHVLLKLFNNVSSSFQLLFLLLFSIAIFLLTFLTFTGRFPLIQRDQEYEYVFSDDEEEEEEEDDDEETRENYSCVVSCDKVERRMTHSSNSEEFITPRESFVEDLEENVCYETLSIHNSPQVSDFENEGTKAFREEFQSRNVVDSVPSYVQFESSPTSSMINLNLYKSNKNYKDDQVGVGIIKNKKVQETSHARDERFFVFPSKQLNSKKMIVDEEKDNDDDDDSTCSSYEYRSSIHSRDSATDDEFSASSRRSCPKWESYTLFEKYDEENAFLDRINAQNKLHETESLRSIKMSPRSISERIASKFSTINKKPTDVGHNPYHELEAAYVAQICLTWEALSWNYINFRSKHASQSRHNLDVGCSALIAQQFQQFQVLLQRYIENEPYEHGRRPEIYARMRLLAPKLLLVPEYHDSEENQMESDLISSASFLKIMEGGINTFMNFLKADKEKSCEILTHYFRRSKRSMVDPTLLKLMKKVNQKKRVKVKDISHSGKGLKRRKLKVEEEIEMLMGLIDLKVVSRVLRMEELSEEKLHWCEKKMSKVRVVKGKLCRDYSTPLFFPSN is encoded by the exons ATGCTATGTCCCAAACAACATGTTCTTCTTAAACTCTTCAACAATGTCTCATCCTCTTTCCAACTTCTCTTCTTGCTACTCTTTTCTATTGCCATTTTTCTTCTCACTTTCTTAACCTTCACCGGTCGATTCCCCTTAATCCAAAG GGATCAAGAATATGAATATGTGTTTTCGGACgatgaagaggaggaagaagaagaagacgacgaTGAAGAAACTCGAGAGAATTATTCTTGTGTTGTTTCGTGTGACAAGGTAGAGCGTCGAATGACTCATTCTAGTAATTCTGAAGAGTTCATTACTCCGCGAGAGAGTTTCGTTGAAGACTTAGAAGAAAATGTTTGTTATGAAACATTGTCTATTCATAACTCGCCACAAGTTTCTGATTTTGAAAACGAAGGGACTAAAGCGTTTCGAGAAGAATTTCAATCGAGAAATGTTGTTGATTCTGTTCCAAGTTATGTTCAATTTGAAAGTAGTCCAACCTCTTCCATGATCAACTTGAACCTATACAAAAGTAACAAAAACTATAAAG ATGATCAAGTTGGTGttggaataattaaaaataaaaaagtgcaAGAAACAAGCCATGCAAGGGATGAGAGATTCTTTGTTTTTCCTTCTAAACAATTGAATAGTAAGAagatgattgttgatgaagaaaaagataatgatgatgatgatgattctaCTTGCTCCTCTTATGAATACAGAAGCTCAATTCATAGCAGGGATTCAGCAACGGATGATGAATTTTCTGCTTCATCTAGAAGAAGTTGCCCTAAGTGGGAATCATATACTTTGTTTGAAAAATATGATGAAGAAAATGCATTCTTAGACCGAATTAATGCGCAAAATAAACTTCACGAAACCG AGtctttaagatcaatcaaaatGTCACCAAGATCGATATCAGAGCGAATTGCGAGCAAGTTTTCGACTATAAACAAAAAGCCGACCGAcgtaggtcataatccatatcaTGAACTAGAGGCTGCATATGTTGCGCAAATTTGCTTAACATGGGAAGCTCTTAGTTGGAACTACATAAATTTTCGTTCCAAACACGCGTCACAATCGCGACATAATCTCGATGTCGGCTGTTCTGCATTGATTGCACAACAATTCCAGCAGTTTCAGGTTTTGTTGCAGAGATACATAGAGAATGAGCCTTATGAGCATGGCAGAAGACCTGAAATCTATGCTAGGATGAGACTTCTTGCACCAAAGTTGCTCCTAGTGCCCGAATATCACG attcagaggaaaatcagatGGAAAGTGATTTGATATCTTCAGCTTCATTTCTTAAGATAATGGAAGGTGGGATCAACACATTCATGAATTTTCTGAAAGCTGATAAAGAAAAATCATGTGAGATCCTAACACATTACTTTAGGAGAAGCAAAAGAAGCATGGTTGATCCAACACTACTCAAGCTAATGAAGAAAGTTAATCAAAAG AAGAGGGTGAAGGTTAAGGATATAAGCCATTCAGGAAAAGGATTGAAAAGGAGAAAGTTAAAGGTGGAAGAAGAGATTGAAATGTTAATGGGACTAATAGACTTAAAAGTGGTGTCAAGGGTTTTGAGAATGGAAGAATTAAGTGAAGAAAAATTGCATTGGTGTGAAAAAAAGATGAGTAAAGTGAGAGTTGTGAAAGGGAAACTTTGTAGGGACTATTCAACTCCACTTTTCTTTCCTTCAAATTGA